A region from the Sutcliffiella horikoshii genome encodes:
- the prfA gene encoding peptide chain release factor 1 — protein MFDRLQAVEMRYEKLTELLSDPEVISDTKKLREYSKEQSDIQETVEAYREYKAVKEQLDDAKAMLEDKLDADMREMVKEEISELEEQQENLADRLHILLLPKDPNDDKNVIMEIRGAAGGDEAALFAGDLYRMYSRYAEAQGWKTEVMEAASTGVGGYKEIIFMITGKGAYSKLKFENGAHRVQRVPETESGGRIHTSTATVAVLPEAEEVEIEIHDKDIRVDTFASSGPGGQSVNTTMSAVRLTHIPTNTVVSCQDEKSQIKNKEKAMKVLRARVYDKFQREVQAEYDANRKQAVGTGDRSERIRTYNFPQNRVTDHRIGLTIQKLDQILQGKLQEVIDALIMEDQALRMEQMEK, from the coding sequence GTGTTTGATCGTTTGCAGGCAGTAGAAATGCGTTACGAGAAATTGACGGAGTTATTGAGTGATCCGGAAGTCATCAGCGATACGAAAAAGTTGCGCGAGTACTCCAAAGAGCAGTCTGATATTCAGGAGACTGTGGAAGCGTACCGTGAATACAAGGCTGTAAAAGAACAGCTGGATGATGCAAAAGCGATGCTTGAGGATAAATTGGATGCCGATATGCGCGAGATGGTAAAAGAAGAGATCTCTGAGCTTGAAGAGCAACAGGAAAACTTGGCTGACCGCCTACATATCCTTCTTTTACCGAAGGACCCGAACGACGACAAGAACGTTATCATGGAAATCCGCGGTGCTGCGGGTGGAGATGAAGCGGCGCTGTTTGCAGGCGATCTATATCGCATGTACAGCCGATATGCCGAGGCTCAGGGCTGGAAAACAGAAGTGATGGAAGCTGCGTCCACAGGCGTTGGCGGATACAAGGAAATCATTTTCATGATTACAGGTAAGGGTGCATACTCCAAGCTGAAATTTGAAAATGGTGCCCACCGCGTGCAGCGTGTCCCTGAGACGGAATCAGGAGGACGTATCCATACTTCAACTGCGACAGTAGCTGTATTGCCTGAGGCGGAAGAGGTAGAAATCGAGATTCATGACAAGGATATCCGTGTGGATACATTTGCATCCAGTGGTCCTGGTGGACAATCTGTTAACACCACAATGTCCGCGGTGCGTTTAACGCATATCCCGACAAACACGGTTGTTTCCTGTCAGGATGAGAAGTCACAGATTAAAAATAAAGAAAAAGCGATGAAAGTTCTTCGTGCCCGCGTGTACGATAAGTTCCAACGTGAAGTACAAGCTGAATATGATGCGAACCGTAAGCAGGCGGTAGGTACCGGTGACCGCTCTGAGCGCATTCGTACGTACAACTTCCCGCAAAATCGTGTAACCGATCACCGCATCGGCCTGACCATTCAAAAACTTGACCAGATCCTTCAAGGAAAGCTTCAAGAAGTCATTGATGCTTTAATCATGGAAGATCAGGCGCTAAGAATGGAACAGATGGAAAAATGA
- a CDS encoding thymidine kinase: MYVMKHSGWVEAICGSMFSGKSEELIRRMRRSQFAKQEIQVFKPAIDNRYSDEAVVSHNGTSIIALPVPSSQAILDKVQPETEVVGIDEVQFFDDQIVEVVQELANRGYCVIVAGLDQDFRGEPFGKMPELLAIAESVTKLQAVCAVCGSPASRTQRLINGEPACYDDPIILVGASESYEPRCRHHHEVPHKVSVLQEMKK; encoded by the coding sequence ATGTATGTAATGAAGCATTCCGGTTGGGTGGAAGCGATTTGTGGCAGTATGTTTTCGGGTAAATCCGAAGAGTTGATTCGCCGCATGAGACGTTCCCAATTTGCCAAACAGGAAATTCAAGTATTTAAGCCAGCCATCGATAATCGTTATAGTGATGAAGCGGTTGTTTCCCACAACGGGACATCCATCATTGCCTTGCCTGTTCCGAGTTCTCAAGCCATCCTGGATAAGGTGCAACCTGAGACGGAAGTTGTCGGTATCGATGAAGTGCAATTTTTCGATGATCAGATCGTAGAAGTGGTGCAGGAGTTGGCGAACAGAGGCTATTGTGTGATTGTAGCTGGACTGGATCAGGACTTCCGTGGAGAGCCGTTCGGAAAAATGCCGGAGCTATTGGCGATCGCTGAATCCGTAACAAAGCTGCAAGCGGTATGTGCTGTCTGTGGATCCCCTGCGAGCCGTACGCAACGTTTGATCAATGGAGAACCGGCTTGCTACGATGACCCAATAATTTTAGTGGGCGCTTCGGAATCATACGAACCTCGCTGTCGTCATCATCATGAAGTTCCTCACAAAGTATCTGTGCTGCAAGAAATGAAAAAATAA
- a CDS encoding type B 50S ribosomal protein L31 — protein MKAGIHPDYRKVVFMDINTSFKFITGSTMKTNETIEWEDGTTYPLIKVEISSDSHPFYTGRQKHAAADGRVERFNKKYGLK, from the coding sequence ATGAAAGCTGGAATTCATCCGGATTACCGTAAAGTTGTATTCATGGACATCAACACTAGTTTCAAATTCATCACAGGTTCTACGATGAAAACAAACGAAACTATTGAATGGGAAGACGGTACTACTTACCCTCTAATCAAAGTTGAGATCTCTTCTGATTCTCACCCATTCTACACTGGACGTCAGAAGCATGCTGCTGCTGATGGACGTGTTGAGCGTTTCAACAAAAAATACGGCCTTAAGTAA